A single window of Plasmodium malariae genome assembly, chromosome: 8 DNA harbors:
- the PmUG01_08063400 gene encoding fam-m protein, with protein MEQNIKPLFLIKISAFILLTWLIKSSNEIYNFSRNLIRRNYRLLAEYKLNKCSNVVVLKEDRPNYREYKKKYISNNIKGGIRRSEESNKSLNNERLYKQVTGCNKETLDRIYYRFKNKWVNKKDYEISQKQNRRICNINLKKIKFRSYGFAFAIFSLFFTFGIGFPILQALELLGPLEKNILGIVGYLIDPTSIKDYISLIFFGVLIIILAITIMITIPKILINNEKYEKIKLMDIQMNNM; from the exons ATGGAACAAAATATCAAACCtctgtttttaattaaaatttctgcatttattcttttaacaTG GCTTATCAAATCTTCAAATGAGATCTATAACTTTAGTAGAAATTTAATTAGAAGAAACTATAGATTACTAGCTGAATATAAACTAAATAAGTGTTCAAATGTTGTTGTATTAAAAGAAGATAGACCAAATTATAGAGagtataaaaagaaatatatatctaataatataaaaggtGGAATACGAAGAAGCGAAGAATCTAATAAATCATTAAATAATGAGAGACTCTATAAACAAGTTACTGGTTGTAATAAGGAAACATTAGATAGAATATATTATcgttttaaaaacaaatgggttaataaaaaagattatgaGATTTCTCAAAAACAGAATAGAAGAATTTGCAatataaacttaaaaaaaattaaatttagaaGTTACGGATTTGCATTTGctattttttcactttttttcaCGTTTGGAATAGGATTCCCTATATTACAAGCATTAGAGCTTCTGGGACCTTTAGAAAAGAATATTCTAGGAATAGTAGGTTATTTGATTGATCCTACTTCAATAAAAGACTATATCTCgctaatattttttggagTACTTATCATTATATTAGCTATCACAATTATGATAACGATACCTAAGatcttaataaataatgaaaaatatgaaaaaattaagttgatGGATATACAAATGAACAATATGtaa
- the PmUG01_08063300 gene encoding fam-l protein, with protein MEHKIKLMIFIKISTFIFLSWKYYLCTYMSTHNRSLIKFYNHDKKLFTRNYRLLEKYKKNMNAGIICLKEEIQSGVNDKNDISYYEKCILEKKKQSNEKLPRNARRYEKNVKNKSCILVTKKCSYLEKKIFKELDYVNFLKNNRTLSDKFYKKIILKKHKLRFFLPLSLLLLLSVSIILDYSSDLGLVRGLFWIVNTCYVNNSWQSILGKLLKKTSPLNEIFKIIKSNSKDANLYVTSLFWTSIYCISFLMLGITIILGVVYYHKKVKKYEEIKFRKRYNE; from the exons ATGGAACACAAAATTAAGTTAATGATATTTATTAAGATTTCtacgtttatatttttaagttggaaatattatttgtgtACTTATATG aGTACGCATAACAGATCTTTGATTAAATTCTACAAtcatgataaaaaattatttacaagaAATTATCGTTTGctggaaaaatataagaagaaTATGAATGCGGgtattatatgtttaaaagAAGAGATACAAAGTGGAGtgaatgataaaaatgatatatcttattatgaaaaatgcatcttagaaaaaaagaaacaatcCAATGAGAAACTACCAAGAAATGCAAGAcgatatgaaaaaaatgtgaaaaataaatcttgtatacttgtaacaaaaaaatgttcttatttagaaaaaaaaatattcaaagaactggattatgtaaattttcttaaaaataacagaACATTGAGTGAtaagttttataaaaaaataatacttaaaaaacacaaattacgattttttttacctttatctttattattgttgttatcTGTATCAATCATATTAGATTATTCTAGTGATTTGGGACTTGTGAGGGGGTTATTTTGGATAGTGAATACGTGCTATGTAAATAATAGTTGGCAAAGTATTTTGGgtaaattgttaaaaaagaCATCACCTTTGAATGagattttcaaaattattaaaagtaataGTAAGGATGCAAACTTATATGTAACAAGTTTATTTTGGACGTCAATATACTGCATATCCTTCCTCATGTTAGGCATTACAATTATATTAGGTGTtgtttattatcataaaaaagttaaaaaatatgaagaaattaAGTTCAGGAAAAGgtataatgaataa
- the PmUG01_08063500 gene encoding Plasmodium exported protein, unknown function: MLVFFIKDFIFFCLIWILKYSNERIIYDKTWNEKLNRNKILTDKFNRRLCNETKTSVEDEYKYSKEKINDLKGKSTETFEKKPYVLEHNNLFQKKDNESIYSDTYQEEMNYLIQRRKPQKHGASKFKNNLKEKLPSLERYDNIQNNKNVHMAFNKFPSKNDSSLFHMNSRKICNFFNYEDKLKATEKNKQKHSSKHENLSFYIFLSLTIFILLIGYLCECLV; this comes from the exons atgcttgtctttttcattaaagattttatttttttctgtctAATATggattttaaaatattctaacGAG AGAATTATCTATGATAAAACATGGAACGAGAAATTGAAccgaaataaaatattaacagaTAAATTTAACAGGCGATTATGtaatgaaacaaaaacatCTGTGGaagatgaatataaatattccaaagaaaaaataaatgatttaaaaGGCAAAAGTACTGAaacatttgaaaaaaagcCATATGTATTAGAGCATAATAATCTTTTccaaaaaaaggataatgAATCAATATACAGTGATACTTATCAAGAAGAAATGAATTATTTGATTCAACGTAGAAAACCTCAAAAACATGGAGCTTCtaaatttaagaataatttaaaagaaaaattgccTTCATTAGAACGTTATGATAATATTcagaacaataaaaatgtacacatGGCTTTTAACAAATTTCCCTCAAAGAATGACTCATCTTTGTTCCATATGAATTCACggaaaatatgtaatttttttaattatgaagATAAACTTAAAGCTACTGAAAAGAATAAGCAAAAACACTCATCCAAACATGAGAATTTGtccttttacatttttttatcattaacaATATTTATCCTCTTAATTGGATACTTATGTGAATGCCttgtttaa
- the PmUG01_08063600 gene encoding fam-m protein codes for MTNIMEQKINLILFIKITAFFLLTWICHFNRYRIFNRSVNEKLDFDHKFGTINHRLLGKHKQYMSSNNIGLKDDMSNYGEWKKRNLSNNEKGSKEIKKQANRSILDKAQYYTEVLDYNNGMFDGKYFHFEKKWIKKKDYDAFLEKNRRIQNIALKKIKFRSYGCGITIIFFFFLLGIGLPILRVYESVKEALFTPFKTCWEFIYTTLGLGGVAEAQAVIPGVEHFFLATFVIITIILAVLIILIIPKILRNNEKYKKIKYISE; via the exons atgacGAATATtatggaacaaaaaattaatctaatattatttattaaaattactgCGTTTTTCCTATTAACATGGATATGTCATTTTAACCGTTAT aggATTTTTAACAGATCTGTGAATGAGAAATTGGACTTTGATCATAAATTCGGCACAATAAATCATCGATTACTAGGAAAACATAAACAGTATATGAGTTCAAATAATATAGGGTTAAAGGACGATATGTCAAATTATGGggaatggaaaaaaagaaatttatctaataatgaaaaagggtcgaaagaaataaaaaaacaagcTAATAGAAGCATACTAGATAAGGCGCAATACTATACAGAAGTAttagattataataatggaatgtttgatggaaagtattttcattttgaaaaaaaatggataaaaaaaaaagattatgacgcttttcttgaaaaaaacaggagaattcaaaatatagctttaaaaaaaataaaatttagaagtTACGGATGTGGAATTActataatctttttttttttcttattggGAATAGGATTACCCATATTACGTGTGTATGAATCAGTTAAGGAGGCACTTTTTACACCATTTAAAACTTGTTGGGAATTTATATACACCACATTAGGTCTAGGAGGTGTTGCAGAAGCACAAGCAGTAATACCAGGAGtagaacatttttttctagCAACATTTGTCATAATTACCATTATATTAGCTGTTTTAATCATATTAATTATCCCTAAGATCTTacgaaataatgaaaaatataagaaaattaagtatatatcTGAGTAG